CGTCGGCTGGGCGCCGGTCTCGGAGACCATCGGGCGGCCGGCCGCCGCCCAGTCGAGCATGCCGCCGTCGAGGTTGATGGTCTCGTGGCCCTGCTGACCCAGCCACATGGCGGCCTGGGCGGAGCGACCGCCCACCTTGCAGACCACGAGGACGCGGCCCTCGGGCACCTCGTGGACCCGCTGGGGCAGCAGGCCCAGCGGGACGTGCAGCGCGCCCTCGATGTGCCCGGCGGCCCACTCCTCGGGCTCGCGGACGTCGAGGACGGTGACGTCCTCCGGGAGGTCGGCCGGCAGCAGGTCGACGCGGGTGGTGGGGATCATGGGTTCCTCGGGTCGGGGGCGAGGCGCAGCCGGGTGCCCCGGCCCGCGCGGGTCGGCCGCGCTGGTCGTTCTCCGGGGGGTTCCCGGCGCCGCCGAGAGTACGCGCCGCGACGGAGGCGCACGAGGCGGTCGTGCCTCGACGGTCACCCTGCCGGTGTCGGCGCGGACCGGAGGGGTGTGTCGTGCCCCTGAATCGGGGGTCACGGTGAGGAGCGAGACCACGTCACAACGCCGCCACGGGAGAGGAGAGCACGGCGGGAATATACCCCGGTGGGGTACCCGTTGACGACACCATGGCCCACGACACCAGCACCCACCAGCACCACGACGAGCACTCCGAGCACGACATGGCCAGCAACCGGATGGCGGTCTCCGCGACGCTGCACTGCCTCACCGGCTGCGCGATCGGGGAGATCACCGGTCTGATGATCGGCACGGCCCTGGGCCTGTCCACCCTCGCCACGATCCCGCTGGCCTTCGCGCTGGCCTTCCTCTTCGGCTACACGCTCTCGACCATGCCGCTGCTGCGCGCCGGAGCGGCGGTCGGTACGGCGCTGGGCGTCGTGCTGGCCGCCGACACGCTCTCCATCCTGACCATGGAGGTCGTCGACAACGTCGTGATGGCGCTCATCCCCGGCGCGATGGAGGCAGGCCTGGTCAACCCGGTGTTCTGGATCGGCATGCCGATCTCGCTCACCGTCGCGTTCTTCGCGGCGCTCCCGGTCAACAAGTGGCTGCTGTCCCGCGGCAAGGGTCACGCCCTGACCCACGAGTTCCACGGGGCCGCGGCCCAGCGCGCCTGGATCCCCGACCTGGCCACGCCGATCCTGGTCACGGCGATCGCCGCCTTCATGGCCGGCGGCCTGGTGGTCTCGCTCGCCGACGAGCTCGGCCTGCAACAGGGCTCCGGCGACTCCCACGCCGTGCACGAGACGCTCCCCGGCGGCACGGGATCCGCGGCCGGCTGAGCCTTGCGCGAGCGGGAAGGTCTGACTGATGTCAGTCAGACCTTCGGGTGTGCGGTCGAACCTTCGACCGCACCATGCAAGGTCCAGCCGACATCAGTCGAACCTTCCGGCTGCCCGACCGACCGCTACTTCAGCAGTCGCGACATCCGCCGGTCGGCCAGCGGCTTGCCGCCGGTCTGGCAGGTGGGGCAGTACTGCAGGCTGGAGTCTGCGAAGGACACCTCACGCACGGTGTCGCCGCACACGGGGCACGGCTGCCCGGTGCGCCCGTGCACGGCGAGGTTCGACTTCTTCTCGCCCTTGAGCTCGCTGGCCGCCAGTCCACGGGAGCGGTCGACGGCCGCGCCGAGGGTGGAGCGGAGGGCGGCGTACAACGTCGTGAGCTCCTCGGCCTCCAGCGTGCCGGCGGGCTTGAACGGCGACATCTTCGCGGCGTGCAAGATCTCGTCGGAGTAGGCGTTGCCGATGCCGGCGATGGTGCCCTGGTGGCGCAGCACGCCCTTGAGCTGCTTGCGCCCCTCGCGCTGGAGGATCTCGCCGAGCACCTCCTCGGTGAAGTCGTCGGTGAGCGGGTCGGGCCCCAGCGAGGCGATGCCCGGTACGTCCATCGGGTCCCGCACGACGTAGGCCGCCAGGCTCTTGCGGGTGCCGGCCTCGGTCACGTCGAGGCCCGGGGAGGTGCTGGTGCCGTCGTCGTCGAGCACGACGCGCAGCGCCAGCGTCGACTTGGGGCTCGGCTTCGGCGGGATGGCCGGGACCTCGTCGCGCCAGCGGATCCAGCCGGCGCGGGCCAGGTGCAGCACCAGGTGGGTGCCGGAGGCCTCGATGTCGAGGAACTTCCCGACGCGGCCGACCCGGTCGACCAGCGTCCCCTCGAGCGCCGAGATCGGCGGGTCGAAGGTCTTGAGCGCACTGAACTGCGGGACGTGGACCTTCACGATCGCGCGACCGTCCAGCCGGCCGCCCAGGTCGAGCGCCAGCGCCTCGACCTCCGGCAGCTCGGGCACGCCGCCATCCTAGGTGGCGGCGCGGACCACCAGCACGCCCGTGAGGACGACGTACGCCGCCAGCGCACCGAGCCCGAGGGTCATCGCCACGATCGCGACCGTGCGCATCGTCGGCGTGTGGTCGATCGAGCCGGAGCGGTAGGCGGCGGTCCTCCACAGCCCCACCGGCAGGGTCGCGAGGGTGATGAGCAGGGCGAGCCACCAGGCAGCGACGAGTGTGTCCATGCACCCCACGGTGCCCGCCGCGGGGGCGGTTGATGCGTGTCGCTAGCGCAATCTCGGGAAACCGCTAGAGACCCCGATATCGTCCGATCATGGATCCGATCCGCAACCCCTACGCCCCCGGCGCGGGTCAGCGCCCGCCGGAGCTGGCCGGTCGCGACGAGCAGCTGGCCGCCTTCGACGTGGTGCTGGAGCGGGTCGCCCGCGGCCGCGCCGAGCGCAGCCTGGTCCTCACCGGGCTGCGCGGGGTCGGCAAGACGGTCCTGCTCAACGCGCTGCGCTCGGCCGCCGTACGCCGCGGCTGGGGGACCGGCAAGCTCGAGGCGCGACCCGACCTGCCCCTGCGCCGACCGCTCTCCAGCGCGCTGCACCAGGCGGTCCGCGAGCTCGGGCACCCCGAGGAGGAGCAGCGCGACCACGTGCTCGGCGTGCTGCGCGCCTTCGCCGAGCGCGACGCGGGTCGCGACGCGAAGCTGCGCGACCGGTGGAGCCCCGGCATCGACGTACCCGCCGCACGCGGGCGCGCCGACTCCGGTGACATCGAGATCGACCTGGTCGAGCTGCTCACCGAGGTCGGCGGGCTGGCCCAGGACCTCGGCAAGGGCGTGGCGGTCTTCCTCGACGAGATGCAGGACCTCGGCCCCGCCGACGTCTCCGCCCTGTGCGCCGCCTGCCACGAGATCAGCCAGTCCGGCCTGCCCGTCATCGTCGTGGGCGCCGGGCTGCCGCACCTGCCGGCGGTGCTGAGTGCCAGCAAGTCCTACTCCGAGCGCCTCTTCGCCTACCAGCGCATCGACCGGCTCTCCCGCGACGCCGCCGACCGGGCGCTGGCCGCCCCGGCCGCCGAGGAGGAGGCGGAGTTCACGCCCGAGGGCCTCGAGGCGATGTACGCCGCCACCGGGGGCTACCCCTACTTCATCCAGGCCTACGGCAAGACCGTCTGGGACCTCGCCCCGCGCAGCCCGATCACCGCCGACGACGTGACGGTCGCGGCCCCCGAGGCCGAGCGCGAGCTGGCGGTGGGCTTCTTCGGGTCCCGCTACGAACGCGCCACCCCCGCCGAGCGCGACTACCTGCGGGCGATGGCCGACGCCGACTCCGGCGAGGACCCCGTCGGCGCGGTCGCCACCGCCGACGTCGCGGCCGTCCTGGGCAAGAAGCCCCAGTCGCTCTCGCCCGCCCGCGACGCGCTGCTGAAGAAGGGCTTGATCTACTCCGGCGAGCGCGGCCGGATCGCCTTCACCGTGCCGCACTTCGGGCGCTACCTGCGCGACCACGCCTGAGGCGCTGCACGCGGCGCCGACCCACCGGGCGGGTGGTGCCGCCCGGCCGCGGCGCCTGGCAGCGTCGTGCCCATGAGCCACCTCAGCGGACTCCCGGAGGAGCAGGACGCGCCCCGTGTGGTGCTGGAGCGGACCATCCGCCTGGTCGAGGACGAGCTGCGCGGGGAATCGGTCGAGGACGTGCTGGCGCGGCTGCACGCCGAGCTGCCCGACGACCTCGACGTGCCCGAGCACAACCTGCGCGCGGCGGCCGAGGCGATCGCCGAGGGCAGGCGGGAGGACGGCTCGCGGGGCTGATCGCCCGGCACCGGCCCCTGTGCTCGGCCACAATGGCCCCGTGAGCACGCGCGCCCCCGATCGCCCGCTCGTCCTCGCGCACCGGGGCGCCAGCGACGAGTACGCCGAGCACACGCTCGCGGCCTACCTCGCCGCCCTGGAGGCGGGGGCCGACGGCCTGGAGTGCGACGTCAGGCTGACCGCCGACGGCCACCTCGTGTGCGTCCACGACCGCAACCTGCGCCGCACGGCCTCCACCCGGGGCCTGGTCTCGACGATGGACCTCGCCGACCTCGACCAGCTCGACTTCTCCTCCTGGAAGCACCCCTGGGCCGAGCTCGACGACGAACGCCCCGACCAGGTGGAGGAGCACGGTCGCGTGCTGACGCTGCGCAAGCTCTTCGAGGTCGTCGCCGACCTCGACCGGCGGGTCGAGATCGCGGTCGAGACCAAGCACCCGACCCGCTACGGCGGGCTGGTCGAGCGTCGGGTGGCCGAGCTGCTGCGCGACTTCGGCTGGGACCGCCCCGGCGGGCCGGTCCGGGTCATGTCGTTCTCCTACACGGCGTTGCAGCGCATGGAGCGGCTCGCGCCGGACGTGCAGCTGGTGCAGCTGATCGAGCACATCCCCTACTGGCCGGTGCTGCGCCGGGTCGTGGGCAGGGACTGGCTGCTCGGGCCGGGGGTCAAGCTGCTGCACGAGAGCCGCCGCCTGGGCGAGAGCATCACCCGCGCGGGGCACGACATGCACGTGTGGACCGTCAACACCCCCGACGACCTCCGGGTCTGCCAGGAGCTCGGTGTGCGGGCCGTGATCACCGACCGTCCGGCGTACCTGCTGGACCTGCTGGAGCAGCAGGCGGGGGCCGACGGGTAGTTTCGCGGCCATGGGTAAGAAGAACCGCGTCAAGGGCAAGGCCCGCACCTCGCTCCCCGCCTTCGTGAAGCGGCCCTTCGAGGGGCTGCCCTCGGAGTGCGACGTGATCGCGCTGCGCGAGCTCGTCCCGGCCGGTACGGCGCCGCTGACCCTCGCCGGGTCCGACCGCGAGGTCGTGCTGTGCTCGCTGCTGCCGATGGCGGCGCCCGCGATGGTGCGCGAGTCCGGCGCGATCTGGCTGGGCCTGCAGGTCCAGCACCACTTCGGCGACCCGGCGCGCGACCTCGGGGCGGTGCTCGAGAAGGCGATCGCCCAGGCCGAGGCCGGCGAGGTCGGCATCGTGGGCCTCACC
This genomic window from Nocardioides marinus contains:
- a CDS encoding rhodanese-like domain-containing protein, which translates into the protein MIPTTRVDLLPADLPEDVTVLDVREPEEWAAGHIEGALHVPLGLLPQRVHEVPEGRVLVVCKVGGRSAQAAMWLGQQGHETINLDGGMLDWAAAGRPMVSETGAQPTVL
- a CDS encoding DUF4396 domain-containing protein, yielding MAHDTSTHQHHDEHSEHDMASNRMAVSATLHCLTGCAIGEITGLMIGTALGLSTLATIPLAFALAFLFGYTLSTMPLLRAGAAVGTALGVVLAADTLSILTMEVVDNVVMALIPGAMEAGLVNPVFWIGMPISLTVAFFAALPVNKWLLSRGKGHALTHEFHGAAAQRAWIPDLATPILVTAIAAFMAGGLVVSLADELGLQQGSGDSHAVHETLPGGTGSAAG
- a CDS encoding Fpg/Nei family DNA glycosylase; translated protein: MPELPEVEALALDLGGRLDGRAIVKVHVPQFSALKTFDPPISALEGTLVDRVGRVGKFLDIEASGTHLVLHLARAGWIRWRDEVPAIPPKPSPKSTLALRVVLDDDGTSTSPGLDVTEAGTRKSLAAYVVRDPMDVPGIASLGPDPLTDDFTEEVLGEILQREGRKQLKGVLRHQGTIAGIGNAYSDEILHAAKMSPFKPAGTLEAEELTTLYAALRSTLGAAVDRSRGLAASELKGEKKSNLAVHGRTGQPCPVCGDTVREVSFADSSLQYCPTCQTGGKPLADRRMSRLLK
- a CDS encoding ATP-binding protein; this translates as MDPIRNPYAPGAGQRPPELAGRDEQLAAFDVVLERVARGRAERSLVLTGLRGVGKTVLLNALRSAAVRRGWGTGKLEARPDLPLRRPLSSALHQAVRELGHPEEEQRDHVLGVLRAFAERDAGRDAKLRDRWSPGIDVPAARGRADSGDIEIDLVELLTEVGGLAQDLGKGVAVFLDEMQDLGPADVSALCAACHEISQSGLPVIVVGAGLPHLPAVLSASKSYSERLFAYQRIDRLSRDAADRALAAPAAEEEAEFTPEGLEAMYAATGGYPYFIQAYGKTVWDLAPRSPITADDVTVAAPEAERELAVGFFGSRYERATPAERDYLRAMADADSGEDPVGAVATADVAAVLGKKPQSLSPARDALLKKGLIYSGERGRIAFTVPHFGRYLRDHA
- a CDS encoding glycerophosphodiester phosphodiesterase family protein — its product is MSTRAPDRPLVLAHRGASDEYAEHTLAAYLAALEAGADGLECDVRLTADGHLVCVHDRNLRRTASTRGLVSTMDLADLDQLDFSSWKHPWAELDDERPDQVEEHGRVLTLRKLFEVVADLDRRVEIAVETKHPTRYGGLVERRVAELLRDFGWDRPGGPVRVMSFSYTALQRMERLAPDVQLVQLIEHIPYWPVLRRVVGRDWLLGPGVKLLHESRRLGESITRAGHDMHVWTVNTPDDLRVCQELGVRAVITDRPAYLLDLLEQQAGADG